A window of Micromonospora eburnea genomic DNA:
GGCCAGCGTGTCGGGCTCCACTTGATGCGTTACGGATCGCTGTCACTTGATCTGTGACACGTCCGGCTAGACGATCTTGCGTTGGATGTTAGTCGGTGTGGTGTGGTTCGGGCTGGGGAGGTGGCTGCCAGGCGGTTTCCTCGCCGGGGCCGACGGTTATCGGGTCGACTCCCGTGCCCGTGAGGTGCCAGGACTCGTAGTGGTGATCGGGGCCGACGTGTAACTCGGCGCCGTTGTCGAAGGTCAGGTGAAGGGCGCCCTTGCCGTGGATCTCAACGCTGCTGATGGTCTGGCCGAACAGGTCCAGGACGGGTGCCAGGCTGGCGCCGGTGCCGGGGTCAAGTTCGTGCCATTGCCCGTGCGGGTCGCAGAGTAGGAACGGAGTTTCGATGGCCAGTTCGGCGTCGACACGGTAGCCCTCGTCGGGGTCGAGCGCGGAGAGGCTGAGCCGGACCTGGTGGTCGAAGGCTGTTCGGTCGACACGGCAGCCGGTCAATGGGGTGGGGACTTTCATCGGGCATGTCCTGTGTGCTGGCGTGGAGGTTCGGGTTTGCGGACTTTGAATCTAGCGATTTGCTTGGTCGTGGTGCGGGGGACTTCGGTGAGGAGTTGGTCGCCGTCGTGGACGCGGAAGGTGGTGTCGGCGGCTTCGACGGTGAGCGTTTGACCGGCGTGGCCGATGCCGACGTGGATTTTCTGGCTGGCGATGACGAGGACGCCGCGGCTGCTGACGCGTCGTTCGACGCGGAGTGGCTGGGTTGCCGGGGTGGGTGGAGGTCCGGCGGGCCGGGCGTCGCGGATGCGGGCTTGTTCGGCCGGGGTAAGCGGGTTGGGCAGGCTGCGTAGCAGGGTTCGGTCGGTGTCGAGGAGGTGCAGCACGCCGCGGTCGAGGCGGATGGTGACGCGTCGGCCGGCGAGGTGGTAGCCGATGGGGTGTTGCCGGCCGGCGAGGCTGACCAGGCCGATGGCGTTGACGAGCCGGTCGACCTCGACGGGAGCTCCCGGCTTAAGCTGGCCGGCGGTGACCGGCGGCGGGCCGGCGTGACGGCCGCCGTCGGCGAGGAGCTGACGCAGGTGGGCGGGGGTGAGCCGGGAGGGCAAGGTCTTGAGCCGGACACCGTCGAGGAGCAGGTGAACCACGGTGGTGTCGGCCCAGAGGCCGATAACGAGTCCGGCCCTGGCGGGCCCGAGCCAGAACTGTTGCCCGCAGACGGCGAGGTTGCCGGAGGCAGGAACGGTGCGGGTGATCTCCACAGCCA
This region includes:
- a CDS encoding DUF6188 family protein → MKVPTPLTGCRVDRTAFDHQVRLSLSALDPDEGYRVDAELAIETPFLLCDPHGQWHELDPGTGASLAPVLDLFGQTISSVEIHGKGALHLTFDNGAELHVGPDHHYESWHLTGTGVDPITVGPGEETAWQPPPQPEPHHTD